The sequence below is a genomic window from Harmonia axyridis chromosome 1, icHarAxyr1.1, whole genome shotgun sequence.
tttgaattaattcgcactggtgcagcctGTCGAATGCGCTATGAATAGACCACAGTAGCGACAAGCGTGGTCACGTTTTTAATTGGATGAGCGTAAAtatacctgatttttgggatttattattattattaaccaaAAAATTCCATAAGCGTATCTAAGGGTAAgacaaggttttttttttgttattgcaTTTTtcaggtttattatttcttcatgaGAATGGAAGATAACCCAGAACAGAAAAACCGTGAAAATAAAATACTTGTACACttataattgataattttttttccttcgatGTCCtataatcaatttttatttaCAGAATAACGCAACTAGCTAGTAATATCATTCTCATCTTATTACATTATTATGCTTTTACATTTGtcaggtttattatttcttcatgaTGTTGAACTCAATGAATCTTGAATCTGATAGTTTATTGTAGACCCGATGAACGTAGTTAATTCGTTACACATgacattttattgattttctatggtttaCCTGTTTTCCTTTCAATTCTGAATTCCGTTGGTGATTGGTGGGATTGAAATATATATCCtgtcaaaataaatttaacgAATTTTTGGTAGTTTGAGCACTTATATTAATTTTAGTCAAAAATGGCCCAAAATTTCAATCCTAGCTTACAATCTACTAGTGACAGTTCGAAACATAATGATGACTCCAAAACGACATCAACGGATAACCATGCAGTATCAAAAAGGTTATAAcaactattttttcaataaatacatTTGgttgtaacttttttttttagattacaGAAAGAGTTGATGTCCCTAATGGTATCCCCGGATAAGAGCATCTCAGCTTTCCCAGATGGAGATAACTTCTTTAGTTGGATAGGCACTATTATGGGTCCAAAAGACTCTGtgtatgaaaatatgaaattcaaacTAAAGTTGAAATTTCCTAGTGCATACCCGTACTCGGCCCCTTTCGTGAAATTTATTACACCATGCTTCCATCCAAATGTAGATGCAAAAGGCAATATTTGTTTAGATATTTTAAAAGACAAATGGACTGCCCTTTATGATGTAAGAGGTCTTCTTATTTCAATTCAGGCTTTATTAGGAGATCCAAATGTAGACAGTCCTCTCAACACATTAGCAGCAGAGAAATGGCAGAAGCCAgaagaattcaagaaatttgtTATAGAGATGTATAAGGAAGCTTAGTTAAccaattgtattatttttttaagttaTTAGGAATTTTATATTGCAATTGTgcgtttttgagaaaaataagaATTTATGATCACAAAATTacttcttttttcatttacatGTTTCTCAGAATCACTTATGcagatatgaatttttaaaataccaCTAAAATATCTTAATCAAGATGTGTTCATAATTTTATAAACTGAGACTCAttggaatctttcattttttctgaGCAATagtttaaattgttttttatacTTATGAATGAAAGGTTTCGATAAATTTTCTGTGAATTCTTTATACTTTTGGattaaaatttgtttatttttcaattctcctTATTTTTCAGTTGTGAAAGTAGAATATTATGTTTCCATTCATTTGAAAAGGTCTATTGATTTGAACCTTACTTCATGataatatcaataattattCTGAATAGGCAAAACATCCCTGATTGATTAAGACTTTCGTGGCCATCAAGGACTTCTGAAATATCTGGAAAACCTAATATCAAATGCTGTGAACACTGATATCTCCATTTTAAATCAAATCCGATAAAATACTTCAAGTATGAGAAAAAACTGAATTAACTtctataaaaatttttgttcaataataaGTTGTGTTCTAAAACTATAGTGAGATGTACAATGGTCAGCCAGGTGTTTCTCATTGGGCCCACAGAATaggttttcattaaaaaaaaattataacccaaaaattttataaagtaGAACCCCAATTATTCGTGTGTGGATTATACAGTCTGCGGATTACCCGTGCTATGATTTCGTATCATCGAAATTGTGTTTTTGGAGTATCATCGAATTAGCCTTACcgtaaatcacttgacagagaCTATGTAGTCTTTAATTCTCTTATTTTGTTGAGTTTACTCTTTTATTTGTGTAgaattgtttgttttttgttcTGTTATCTCTTAATGCTAAACATATAAACTTAGTTTGAGCTTATCAGATCTATTTTTTCTGTCATCTTTTGAATAGttacatatatgtataatatgAACATTATGTAACAAATGAATATTCGTATTATCCCATGCAGCACGGATGATATGGGGTCCTACTGTTTAAAAGTAAATAATACTTATGCATACTAATTTTTGAGGATCAACCACTATACCACTGTGAGAACTAACAGCTGTGTGTTATCGTGTTTTTTGTCTACCTTCTACACAGCACTATTATTTTATAGTGTAGGGCGGTACATAGCAATATTTTGCTGAATCGAAactacatttcaaatttgagAGGTCTCTTTTCGAACAGATCGTTCTATCATTTTGACATAATGTCTAtactaattttcgaattttgagccaggaatgGTCGCAAACGATAGGGTTCCACTCACTATAGGTTTGTGTTACGAAATTCAACCCTCCTAGGGTAGGTCCAATTTAGCACAGGTCTGGTGCACTTTAGTTACATGGTTCATGTACTATATCTCAGAatagtgaaataaaaaacatgTTTCAAGTAATAGGCCACAAACAAGAGATTGGAAAAGATGAATTTAGGATGTATTCTCTCCACTAGAAGGAATGCCATAACAACTCATAGATTGATGATTGTTTCAACGATGAGTTCCAACAAAAGAATGATTTGATGTTCTCtagatattgatttttttatttaatactgAAAAACATATAAAGGGATGTTacagatttgaaaaattttgcggATGATATTTTGGAAACTATAAATTGTGGCGGACTTCtctttgatcattcattcaataTAGCTGCTGATCAAGTTATATGGAGCAAAGAAGATGAAATAGAATGtgaatgtcaaaaaattttcacggaaaattatagtgaaaactTGTACTGACTACCgcatatgaaataattcaattaatttcatggacgaaatatttcaacagatatattcttgcatatttcctctaGTGGATAATattgttatagtatatccaaagtcacttgaactagtccataaaaacgcttggccagatgtccctttggagtggataccgcgatccgcttaATACCTGATGGGTTTATTCGAAAGTATTGTTAtgaataaattcactggccccaaagaaatttctggaaacttggacaacccttttataatcgaaatattggGGTTTCCTccgagtgactttggatataccataccactATCATTGAAGAGCATTTATGTGACCATCCCGGGCAAACAtttgagtttattcatgaaactgCCCTCACCAAACCTCATCGAAGCAAAAGTGTTGAAAGTATAAACAAgtacaaggtgattcaccgcgatgacccattagacgtttatggaaaaataataataattttgtgctgaaaatttgcatgttggggtttgagacaaatgatctttctccctaaattattttcagatctctacaacttccggttataccgaaaacagactactacttccttatttcaaatggcacacccagtatattattacatcattaaatagcttttttgatgactatttcagcaatatgccacacATATTAACTCATCGGTtcttgagttaatgggattgttatgaaaaaaatggtggcgacgaagacgtatattttttgaatatctctgcaaaaaagttttttcggaaaaaacacttttcattttcgattctgcaaatacgtggTATTATTTAAGACAGTTTGCGGTTTGGAACaaaaatgtaaagggtgttcatcagaagatcatgaacttgaacaattcaaatccatcaaaaattaatattttcaaataagaaccaaTTCTACGTATCAAAAAAGAGGGGGGAAGGGGTTACTCAAACAAACCCTGCCTAGACCTAAAATGAACATTTTAGGAGAACactaaatgaggaaaaaccgcactTTCTAACTGTGTGAAGTAGTCTGTGCTTCCgaaaaacagaaagaaactaaaatccgatattttgataactaaatttcttgaattgtaatcaaTCACTTGTAAGAATTTTATTGGttaatggatttctcaacaaaacCCCAACGaacaattgattacaattcatgaaatgttgtttatgagaattttagtttctttcttaaaagtcacagactacttcacAGTTAGAATTAGCAgtatttcctcatttaaagttcttcctatATAACtcatgaagtattcattttagaaatggggtttgcttaagtaaccccacCTGTTTTTATTcatagaattgactgaaataattaaCAAATATGAGTCTAGTGACAAAAATTTTAGCAAATCGACAAATTTCAAGAGAAGTTTGTAGTTCTAAAATCTTAGTTAACTAGTCGATTTGGTTGATTTATTTTCTACACAaactgtatctattatgaaaaatcagATATCATCACTGACACCATTGTTGATTTTGAAATTGCCAAATTATACGCAAAATACAAATATGTCACTTTGACTTCCGTTAACAGCGTCTTGCAATAATTCACTTTCAACATACACCTTAGAAGATAGTTTATTATAGCGTTGTAATAACTCTCCAATATTTCAGTTTCCAGAATCTGCATAATAAACATGGGATTGAGTGAATTAATACATTAGATCTGAAGGACCGATTAAGGTGAAACAGGGAGCTAC
It includes:
- the LOC123688795 gene encoding probable ubiquitin-conjugating enzyme E2 C gives rise to the protein MAQNFNPSLQSTSDSSKHNDDSKTTSTDNHAVSKRLQKELMSLMVSPDKSISAFPDGDNFFSWIGTIMGPKDSVYENMKFKLKLKFPSAYPYSAPFVKFITPCFHPNVDAKGNICLDILKDKWTALYDVRGLLISIQALLGDPNVDSPLNTLAAEKWQKPEEFKKFVIEMYKEA